ATCTAGGTTATTTTTCAACCCAGATGTGATCCTtagccccccaaaaaaagaaaaaaaaaaactacaaaagcaTGGATTTAACATACATCAATCTGGAACTTCCACTTCAATCTTCGACTCTTCTGCACAAATGCAGTTGAGTTCTTCTTTGATTGATCACTGAAGGTCATTTTAACCACTAGAAGGCTTCTCAAGTTCAAATTTCAGCAGATCTAAGCTCCAAAAAGATTATCATCCTCAAATTCGGTTTTCTAACTGTTTTGTAAGTCTATCTCTAGCTGTATCAAGGAGTATTGACCCGTTTCGAGTCGCATTGACAAATACCAGTCAATACAACCCGATACAAAgtccctcccccaccccaacACAATAATGTATAAAGCCAATATggttgatacatatcgatacttGACACCTTGAGCTCTCTGGCTTACCCACTAGCTAATTGTTTTCCAAATTAGTTCCAATGATTTTTCTGTAGATTTTGACTTAGAAAAAAATATTCTGTAAAAACTTTGGTTCATCCTCATCCATTTGTGGGCCTTAGTTAATGATCTGTTGTTATTCAAGCAAGGATGTTTTCATTAATTACAAACCTTCTTGTTTTATCGTAGTAAATATTTTTTCTGATTAGCTATTGTCAATTTCAGCTTTGTAAGTGAGCATATTGAGACTCTGGAAGAGATTGATATGGAATACAAGGAACTGGCTCTTGAATCCGGCATTGAGAACTGGGGTCGTGTTCCTGCCCTTGGTTGCACTTCTTCCTTCATCTCTGATCTTGCAGATGCTGTGCTTGAAGCCCTACCTTCAGCAACTGCCATGTCAACCAAAGAAAGCACAACTAAGGAAGCTGAAACTGATCTATTGAGATATGCAATTAATTTGttctttggttcaattttaggttttgttttgcttttgtcACCAAAGCTGATCTCAGCATGCAGGAATAACCTCCTTTGAGGAAGCATGCACTTACAAACCTGGTTTTGTTCATATTAAAATTTACATAGAGCAACTGCAAAACAATGGTGGGTAGCCAAATATATGGTACCTGAGTTTTGGATGAGTTTAGAGAAATAAAATTGCCTTCTTTGGTAGTTCTCTTGCAATGCTCTACAGGTACAATTGTGTGACATGCCTAGACGATGACCACACTGTGATTCGAATTGGACCATGATCTTCTGGGATTAATTGTTCCACTCTGTCCTGTAATGGCTGCCccttttgaaaaaatttcaaattctaAGGAAACTAGTGAAGGATTTAAAGGCCGCCTGTTTTTCAAGATCTGCCCTTCCATTACTTGGGACAAAATGCTTTTCAAATTGGAAACTTAATGCATAGTGACAATAAATGCGAGGAAAAATGTGGTAAATTTCTAGGAACCTATTGCATTATTCATAAAGTGGACAAACGATTTGTGCTTGTGATTTAGTGGTAGTTAGATGCATAGTTGattagttgtcaaggcattgctTAGGTGATCGTCTTTGCATCTAGGCGTCTGGACAACTAGTGTCGCTTTGCATCCAGGTCTCCTCCAATGCCTTGTGACAATTATACTTGGATGGTTTGATCATTATTGTCAGGGAATTGGTATAATTTGTGATTTCTGTTTGTTTAAAGTCATTGGCAATGTCAAAACAGGTTTAAACAGAATTGTTAGGGTAGTCTGAATAAATGCCTTCTTCACTTAAGCTCAAATGTGGTGGACATATATATATTCACATAATCTCAATGTGGTCATATTCAGACCAATGCCGGTGGCAGTTCATTAGTGATCCAAACTTGTCAACATATATGCTAACATCATCATCCAATTATGTTCATTATCAAACGACTTTGATATTCCCAAGTATTACAATAGAGGATAAAAATGTTTGAGGAAGTCTACACTCAATAGGAACTCTACAGATCCTTGCATCCGACCTATTGTTTTTCAAAATCTCTCTGTTTTAAGAGAGGGGGAAGCATTTACGCTTACCCTTTCTATTTTTCCAAGTTGATGGATGATTTGGGAATAGAGAGTCGTCGCTTGGTGTGATGGTAAGGTCTTGTTACCACCAGTGGAGTGGCATGGGTTCGAGTGAAGGGGGTGTAAGGCGGCTTACCATCTACCTCTCCCCTAATGATATCCCTAGTATGAGTTGAGAATGTCATAGGAAATCTCCTCTTCTAGGGCCAACTCCCTGTGTTATTGTAGCAAAGCGAGGCTTTTCTCCGATTTTGTTTACACACCATCCCTTCGCAGTTTCGGTGAGTAACCGCCAGTGGCTGCTGTTCTTATCCCAGACCCTGCGAAACATAGGAGCCTTTGTACACTGGGTAAGGCCCTCTTATTGATGATTTGGCAATCTGACTTTCAAATGATAGGGAATCTCAAGGGCCAACATCAAATTCAATGGCATATCTCAACAATGTGGCCCAGCTTTTCCCTTGGTTGCCGTACCCTATTTCACAATGAGGTTCATTGAGGTTTCATGGAATGTTGGGCCTTAAGTTTGATGGCACCATCCAAAACTTAGCTTTCATGATTCCAATTTTAAGGTTTCAAATTTTAGATTTCATAATTTCAAGACACAAGTATCATGGCTGTCACACATCCTGAACAAAgccaaaaaagcaaaaaaatgcAGTATGTCAATGCACCTCTACAAAGTGCAGTCTTATCCTGCAATTTGATCCAATTAGAGACACACACTAACACCTGTTCTTTGGGCATGAGCTTAAGTAAAAAGACTCCAACCTCCTGGCATTAGTATCCACAACTACTTGATTGACAGCTTAAGTAGATCCAAATAAACCTATTCAAGAAGTTTATTCACAAATAGCAGCACTAGTATCTCATAGAAACTGACGAGGTAAAACTTAATTCAAGGTCCAATTCCAATCAAGAGCAATTTCATTAAGACGAAAAAAAAATAGCCAACTAGGTGGATTATTGATTCTACCACACTTCTTGTCATGCTGACTCGTCAGCTTCAAATTTTTGtaggaaaaacaaaatttcacATTTAGAATTAGGTAAGTGACAAAAATCACCCTTAATGAGAAATTTATGAATGAACGCCCACAACTAGTTTTTCTCAAGATTGCCTTGCTTAGACATAGTAGCCGGTGAATGTAAATCCTCTTCCAACGATCTCACCAGCACAATACCAGGCATAGCACTCCAGCCCGAACAGAGCAGCAATGCCAGCATCCTCAACCTTCAATTCCGGCCTACTCTTCCAAAGTTGCTTGACGTAATCAAGTTCTTTCCAGAGGGACTCGTAACGACCAGGAATACTGTCGAAATTAAGCAGAATGAGTGATTAATGACATGAGCATAAACACATGAATAGGCAAAGACATGGATTAAATTTCTTTTGAGCACATTGAAATACCAGTCTTCAGGTGTTCTATGCAATATGCCATTTCTCATATCAGTGATGAACAGTAATTGAACTTTATTAACAGCTTACAAGGTTGCAATGGTTTTACTCTTGAACCAAAAATTCATCAAGGTTAGTCTATCAGCCATGAAGCAATAAATCCAATTTCACTTGAAACAAGAAGTCACAGTTAGCACAATATATTTGGGTGTACACAAGCCTTTTGCATGCATTGTTGTACCTTTGTGGCTGGGCTCTTCTAAAAGCAACAAAACATCAGCTCTGTTGATTCAACAATGGCAGCCTAGGGGCAACCTCTTGTTGAACAAACATAGCTTGCTCCGTTGGCAACTTGGTTGCACAATTATGACTTCTACTGCACATGGAGGActggtttcaactttcaactgaTAATCTAAATTATATTAGATATACATTTCCAAGTTTAATCTATTCCAATCTAGCCAATAACCATCTACACAGGCAAAATAATGTCCCATAACACAGTAATTTTGCATGTCTCAATGAGACAAAGTTTTCCAGCTCCCCCAAGTCCTTATTATCTAAAACAAACTTGCTACAAATCTTAATAGTAATTGACAAGTTCTAATAGATTAGGAACTGAATAGAAAGAGGATAACTCCAAATTTGAAGAACTATTGCAAGACAGTAATAACGATTGTCTCACATCCCTAGATGTAATATAGGGGCCTGAATGCCCAACTGCCTGAGAGTATATTACATTGCCTTCCATTTCACCTCCGGAAGAAGCTCTTAATGTTCTTAGCCAAATATGTTTTAATCTAGAAGTGGAGGTCAACCATATCTAGCTGTCCAAATGGAAGCTCGGGAACTGTTCTTGAGCTTTCTTGGTCTATCTAGGGGTTTTCTTGAAAATATTGTGTTAAGGTAGGATGAAAAAGGAAATTTCAGTCATACACATGAAGGGGCTGGGAAgtgagaaataaaagaaattgatATGCAAAGTTGCAAACTAGTTTGGTCTAAAAGAAAGTGGATAATGACTTTGCAGTGGGCCATTAAAGCTCCACATAACGTGATTCTGTGCTTCCTGGTCTTCTTGAACTGACCAACTTGTGGTTCTTGGTCAATTGCGTCTTCCACATGCATCATTGTTCCATAGATCATAAATTCTACAATCCATGGAAACTCAAGTGTCCCCCAGGCCAGAGCTCCTTACAATGCCACCTCAGGAGAAAAAATCTCCATGACTGTCCATTGGTACACATAAGTACTCATTATACTATTTATAGAATGTGTTTCATGCTTCACAAAGAACATGATAAATCCTATGATCCATGGAAACTCACATGTTCCCCAAACCAGAGCTCCTTACCATGCCACCTCAGGAGAAGAGTTCTCCAAGACTATCCACTGGTACACATAAGTACTCATTATTCTATATTTCTATTTATAGAATGTGTTtcatgcttcataaaaaaacatttaatttAACCTTAATAAGAAGACACCAATTTTTAGTAATATAATGTAATGTTGCCATTAAAATCTATTGCAGATTTACATGCTAATCATATCATAATTCATTCATAGTCAACAAACAGAATAGAACAGTATACATATGGAATGCACAGAACAAGCAAGAAATGTAACAAGAGTATTTCATGTTTGTAAATAATGATTATAAACAAATATACACCACTTCCTGGTAACTTGTTGGAAGCATCATAAAAGAAACTGTCGATGTTTAATAACAATACAAACAACACCAGAAGTCCAGATGTGCCTATAATGCAGAACTCACCTTTTTTTTAAAggacaagaaacaagaaagaggaATTACTTTGtagaaagtagaagaagaagaaagttgtagCAAGTACCTCTTTGAATAAACACAAATAGCAATAGAATGCACAAATATTGTTTATGAATAAAAACAGTAATACAACAAACTCCAGAGTTTTTATAAGGAAATCGCAGGTATAGGTTCAATCTATTCATTagtctttaccaaaaaaaaaaaagtataagtTCAATCAAACATGTTTCTTGTCAGTAAAATTATATGAATTAAAAGGAACTGGTGAAAAAATGTACGGAAGAGATATAAGTAGTTAAACACCTACCTTATATaccttattttaaaaataaaaaaacctcaTAGACGCAATGCTGCACTATGTTAAAGACATAGTGtgtcataaaaaaataaaacatgaaagccctaataaaaaaaaaaactttcccaAGCACAAAAACAGAACAACCTTGCAAGACGAGTGTAGAAGAGCTGTTTTGACAATTCGTTACATTTCTCAATAGTAGGTGGTTCTTGGATGTATTTCTTGTTCTGCTCCAATAACTGCTTTTGGTAAGCACATCCATGCTTGGCCACAAATTTTGAAGCTTGAACAGCCTTTGACTGTATTTGTTGTAACTTGGACGCCATGAACTCCTCTAAATTAAACCTGAgcaaattaaataaaactttTTTAATTACCAAATCAACAATTTAGCAAAATCATACTACAAATTGCCAGTATTTCAGCATTCAGAAACACAACTATGTACGGACTTTAAAGCTACTCAAACACCACAAAAGAtgcccccaccccccaaaatatatatatgtaaaagaACCCCGGGAATCCTTGCAGTAACAAAACACCCTTTTCTGACTTGGTTCAAATTAACTGAGTCATAAAAATTCTATCATTTCCATACTTTAGCATTAGCAGGTCCTTATAAATTTCCACTCAATGTAAGTTTCCTGCACCACTTGAACAACCAAGCTGTCCAGGCAGACATTGACGGACTCTTCCCATTAAAGGCTAGGTATACCTACAGCATTTTCAGATATTAAAAAGTATACCCGCGCAACATAATCATGTTACGCTCTCTTTAGCAATCAAACTAGAAATAATTCAGATGACGAGTTTATATTCTTATATAATTCACAGATCACTGAATATACTGATGAAACTTGACTGCACAAACAAAACAGGCCGGACCCTAACAATCAAATATCGTAACTTAAGATCTAACACATCATACAAAAATCTCGTTCAATTTAAACCCAATCGAGATGGTCAGGAGAACAGAAGATCAAGGAAACCTGAGAAATCAAATCGGTAGAACAACAACTTCAAGTGATT
The nucleotide sequence above comes from Telopea speciosissima isolate NSW1024214 ecotype Mountain lineage chromosome 3, Tspe_v1, whole genome shotgun sequence. Encoded proteins:
- the LOC122655642 gene encoding uncharacterized protein LOC122655642, producing MASKLQQIQSKAVQASKFVAKHGCAYQKQLLEQNKKYIQEPPTIEKCNELSKQLFYTRLASIPGRYESLWKELDYVKQLWKSRPELKVEDAGIAALFGLECYAWYCAGEIVGRGFTFTGYYV